The genomic interval TGGAATGGCTACAATGTATGAAAGATTAGATAAAAAGGATATAGCTTTAGATTTTTACTTTAAAGCTGTAGAAAAAAATTCTGAATACGATAGAGCTTATTTTTACATAGCAAATTTATATGATGAGCTGGGAAAAAAGGATTTAGCCATTAAATACTATAAGAAAGTTATTAAACTTGTTCCTAAAGATTATATAGCTTATAATAACTTAGGGTCCATATATGAAGAATTAGGTGATTATGATATGGCTCGTAAAATGATAGGAATAAGTATTGAAATAAAACCAGGCTATTATAAAGCTTTATTTAATATGGGGGTTATATATAAGAAACTTAATAATTACGATAAATCCTTAGAATATTATAGTGAATCTATAAAGAATAATAAAAACTACCCTTATTCTTATCTAAATAAATCTGTAATCTATATAGAACAAGAAAAATTAGGTGATGCAGTTCATGTATTAACGGAAGGTATAAAGAATAATCCTTATGCGGAGTTTTTATACTATAATAGAGCTTGTTGTTACTCTAAATTGGGAAAAATAAATGAGGGTATAAAAGATTTGAGGAAAGCTATCATACTATATCCAAACTTTGTAGAAATAATTAAAAATGACGATGATCTAAAAAATTTATATGAAGATGAGAGATTTGCCTCTCTTATTAGGCAAAGAACATAAATAAATAAAGGAGTAGATGGAATGATTATATT from Tissierellales bacterium carries:
- a CDS encoding tetratricopeptide repeat protein — encoded protein: MKINLTKKNRKDNYIVLAENFYLDDRKENAVKSYKKALSFSEDEDETIDILYNIAFVYDEMGMAKEALEMYRRITEISSEEVGAFYGMATMYERLDKKDIALDFYFKAVEKNSEYDRAYFYIANLYDELGKKDLAIKYYKKVIKLVPKDYIAYNNLGSIYEELGDYDMARKMIGISIEIKPGYYKALFNMGVIYKKLNNYDKSLEYYSESIKNNKNYPYSYLNKSVIYIEQEKLGDAVHVLTEGIKNNPYAEFLYYNRACCYSKLGKINEGIKDLRKAIILYPNFVEIIKNDDDLKNLYEDERFASLIRQRT